A stretch of Caldanaerobius polysaccharolyticus DSM 13641 DNA encodes these proteins:
- a CDS encoding SpoIIE family protein phosphatase, with amino-acid sequence MERIELLPYQRVYTHKIHKIREKKKLNLQIDAGTAMVIMLGFLISRSLFFDQTLPFGLAFYAAALKKEKKYLMLIVPIILSITLVMGAFNALYYAFAVMAFTVIYPWIKDRDITVYAVIASVLQFVSLGFGLVTRFILYDLIVFVLSAAACFSMTFVFYQCIPAVTGMNRRVLSREEAIACAITAGIVLSGFSGIKIGDFSVTAILAALSAMTVGFAGGAGAGCSTGLVVGFISNLTRLNPMLMAVYGLEGLFSGLFNKLGKTGSMIGFAFSYILLYIYIPAIGAYVTPLEMAASLLMFVLLPRSFVCTLREYLDKAVNKHKALADYSLRAKKMSLERIKEISTLMDEISVSMQEFAGDNGVEAMVQQFKGISRILNNLAGDMEAEVEFLDDLEESIRVELDKLGFDVKDVYAIRKGERLEVKILKKVCYGDKECFKHIIPIVSRCVGRKMVQVCGKCDIDRDLRTCCLKLEEADRYNVVTAVVSTSKESVNGDNFSFSQLPYGQYMIALSDGMGTGEKAARESKLALRLIERFIKAGFAEETAVKCVNSLMALRNMDCFTTLDICLFDKYTGDAEFIKMGSSSTFIKKGEKVEVIHSCELPVGILSDVSVSVKNSALKEGDILVMVTDGVLDANDLIKREQWLKQLLMEIDGTPQEIAQKISDETLKITGGRVKDDMTVMVSKIVAV; translated from the coding sequence GTGGAACGCATAGAATTGCTTCCATACCAAAGGGTTTACACCCATAAAATTCATAAAATTAGAGAAAAGAAAAAATTAAACCTGCAGATAGACGCAGGAACGGCGATGGTCATTATGCTGGGCTTTTTGATTTCCAGATCACTGTTTTTTGATCAAACACTGCCCTTTGGGCTGGCATTTTACGCTGCAGCGTTGAAAAAAGAGAAAAAATACCTTATGCTTATCGTCCCTATCATTTTGAGCATTACGTTGGTAATGGGCGCGTTTAATGCCTTATATTACGCTTTTGCAGTGATGGCATTTACGGTGATTTATCCTTGGATTAAAGATCGTGATATTACAGTATATGCTGTTATTGCATCTGTATTACAGTTTGTTTCACTGGGTTTTGGTTTGGTAACCAGGTTTATTTTGTACGACTTGATCGTTTTTGTGCTAAGCGCGGCAGCGTGTTTTTCCATGACCTTTGTTTTTTATCAGTGCATACCTGCTGTGACCGGTATGAATAGAAGAGTGCTGTCAAGGGAAGAAGCGATAGCGTGCGCTATTACGGCCGGAATTGTTTTATCGGGGTTTTCAGGGATTAAAATAGGTGATTTTTCAGTGACCGCTATACTGGCAGCTCTTAGCGCGATGACAGTGGGTTTTGCTGGGGGCGCTGGTGCTGGCTGTTCTACCGGCCTTGTGGTGGGATTTATATCAAACTTAACCCGGTTAAATCCCATGCTTATGGCAGTATATGGCTTGGAAGGGTTATTTTCGGGTCTGTTTAACAAATTGGGGAAAACAGGTTCCATGATAGGCTTTGCCTTTAGTTACATACTCCTGTACATCTACATACCTGCAATAGGGGCTTATGTGACGCCGTTAGAGATGGCTGCATCTCTTTTGATGTTTGTGCTGTTGCCCAGGTCCTTTGTTTGCACCTTGCGTGAATATCTGGATAAAGCTGTAAATAAACATAAGGCATTGGCTGATTACAGCTTAAGGGCTAAAAAGATGTCCCTGGAGAGGATAAAGGAGATTTCGACTCTGATGGATGAAATATCTGTGAGCATGCAAGAATTTGCAGGGGACAACGGTGTGGAAGCTATGGTGCAACAGTTTAAAGGCATATCCCGTATCCTGAACAATTTAGCTGGCGATATGGAGGCAGAGGTGGAGTTTTTAGATGATTTAGAAGAAAGCATAAGGGTAGAGCTGGACAAGCTGGGTTTTGACGTAAAGGATGTGTACGCCATTAGAAAGGGCGAGAGGCTGGAAGTCAAGATCCTAAAGAAGGTATGCTATGGCGACAAGGAGTGTTTTAAACATATCATTCCCATCGTATCCCGATGTGTAGGCAGAAAGATGGTTCAGGTCTGTGGCAAGTGCGATATAGACCGAGATCTTAGGACATGTTGTCTGAAACTGGAAGAAGCCGATAGGTATAATGTGGTTACTGCGGTGGTTAGCACCTCTAAGGAATCGGTAAATGGTGATAATTTTAGCTTTTCCCAGCTTCCTTATGGACAGTATATGATTGCATTAAGCGATGGCATGGGAACAGGAGAAAAGGCCGCTCGCGAAAGCAAGTTGGCTTTGAGGCTGATAGAGAGGTTTATCAAAGCAGGTTTTGCTGAAGAAACCGCAGTAAAGTGTGTAAATTCCCTTATGGCGCTGAGAAATATGGATTGCTTTACCACTCTGGACATATGCCTTTTTGATAAATATACAGGGGATGCAGAATTTATAAAAATGGGTTCTTCATCTACGTTTATAAAAAAAGGGGAGAAGGTAGAGGTCATTCACTCCTGCGAGCTCCCTGTGGGTATATTAAGCGATGTAAGCGTGTCGGTTAAAAACAGTGCTTTAAAGGAAGGCGATATACTGGTAATGGTAACCGATGGAGTGCTGGATGCCAACGACCTTATAAAGAGAGAGCAATGGCTTAAACAGCTGCTTATGGAAATAGATGGGACGCCTCAGGAAATCGCCCAAAAGATATCTGACGAGACGCTGAAAATAACGGGTGGTAGAGTAAAAGACGATATGACCGTTATGGTGTCAAAAATAGTAGCAGTGTAA
- a CDS encoding HD domain-containing protein encodes MNYLYRGKQFYTYYTAKISDEDWKFLSKYLNEKQLKIFLKLPLYEQRHSLDVAYNILNMSPDASSDLVIAALMHDIGKGNSLTPMKKAIAVLLDKLAQSLAVKLSKRWPFLYTYYNHPAIGGKIAAKIGLSKRCVYLIEHHNDKNPVDKEIIMLQKADGKS; translated from the coding sequence TTGAATTACCTGTACAGGGGAAAGCAATTTTATACCTACTACACCGCAAAGATTAGCGATGAAGACTGGAAATTTCTGTCGAAATATCTCAATGAAAAGCAGCTAAAAATTTTTTTAAAGCTACCTTTATACGAGCAGAGGCATTCCCTAGATGTAGCTTACAACATCCTTAACATGAGCCCTGACGCCTCTTCCGATTTGGTTATCGCAGCTTTAATGCACGATATAGGAAAGGGCAATTCACTCACGCCTATGAAAAAGGCTATCGCCGTATTGCTGGATAAATTAGCCCAGTCTCTGGCCGTAAAGTTATCCAAAAGGTGGCCATTTCTCTACACCTATTACAATCACCCCGCTATAGGTGGAAAAATAGCAGCAAAAATCGGCCTTTCAAAGCGCTGCGTTTACTTAATCGAGCACCACAATGATAAAAATCCGGTAGATAAAGAGATAATAATGCTGCAAAAGGCTGATGGAAAAAGCTAA
- a CDS encoding Spo0E family sporulation regulatory protein-aspartic acid phosphatase, with translation MDQKEKIEMTRKLLSNAISMNVDKEIILRISRIIDKSIIEYLRSAAKRNI, from the coding sequence ATGGATCAAAAGGAGAAAATAGAAATGACAAGAAAACTCCTTAGCAATGCTATAAGTATGAACGTGGACAAAGAGATTATACTCAGAATAAGCCGGATAATCGATAAGAGTATCATTGAGTACCTTCGCTCCGCTGCAAAGCGCAATATATAA
- a CDS encoding glycoside hydrolase family 130 protein produces MIKLERLTDKPVLQPLKEHEWEREAVFNCAAIYDNGLFHLIYRATDLGPHKKYGRYISRFGYAVSKDGINFLRLDKPILSNDVPQEMRGCEDPRIVKIDDTYYMTYTGFGDRYEGDYRICLASSKNLIDWYRHGVLLDEPNKDASLFPEKVNGKYVMFHRRYPDIWIAFSDDLVNWYDHTPVLKPVEGTWESSRVGIAGPPIKTKDGWFAIYHAADDKNVYRLGGALLDLKDPKKVLARQPEPILEPELEWEVSGYIPNVVFSCGHALKEDKLYVYYGGADTVIGVAGIDMKDITFD; encoded by the coding sequence GTGATAAAGTTAGAGAGATTGACGGATAAGCCGGTTTTACAGCCCCTAAAAGAGCATGAATGGGAGAGAGAGGCGGTATTTAACTGCGCCGCCATATACGACAATGGGCTATTCCACCTGATTTATAGAGCCACTGATCTTGGACCGCACAAGAAATACGGCAGATATATTTCAAGGTTTGGATACGCTGTGAGCAAAGACGGCATCAATTTTCTAAGGCTTGACAAGCCCATACTCAGCAACGACGTTCCCCAGGAGATGAGGGGATGCGAAGATCCCAGGATTGTAAAAATAGACGACACTTATTATATGACGTATACAGGATTTGGCGACAGGTATGAAGGGGATTACAGGATATGCCTGGCATCATCAAAAAACCTTATAGACTGGTATAGGCACGGGGTGCTGCTGGATGAACCTAACAAGGACGCGTCGTTGTTCCCCGAAAAGGTAAACGGCAAATACGTGATGTTTCACAGAAGATACCCCGATATATGGATCGCGTTTTCAGATGACCTGGTAAATTGGTATGATCATACTCCTGTATTAAAACCCGTGGAAGGGACGTGGGAGAGCTCGAGGGTAGGTATAGCGGGTCCGCCGATTAAGACAAAAGACGGGTGGTTTGCCATATACCATGCGGCTGATGATAAAAACGTGTACAGGTTGGGCGGCGCACTTTTGGATCTAAAAGATCCTAAAAAAGTTCTGGCAAGGCAGCCTGAACCCATACTGGAGCCTGAGCTGGAATGGGAAGTAAGCGGCTACATCCCCAATGTGGTATTCAGCTGTGGCCATGCATTAAAAGAAGATAAGCTGTACGTGTACTACGGGGGTGCGGATACGGTTATAGGTGTTGCGGGTATAGATATGAAGGATATAACTTTTGATTAG